The nucleotide sequence GCAGCAGGGGCCGTCCGGTGCATCAGCCTTACGTACCAGCAACCGATAAAGCGTTGATTTATCGAGCCGTCTAAAGAGGTATTTTAATTGATTCCTATTGGTCACAGTGACTATGATGATGCAGAAAGTTTGTTGTTTTGGCGAATTGCTGCTCCGGTTTTCGCCCTTAGGCAACGGTGAGTGGATCCGACAGGCCGCTATGCCAGTGTTTATCGGGGGTGCGGAGCTGAATGTCGCTACGGCCCTGGCAGGCTGGAACGTGCCGACTAAATACAGCACGGTCTTACCGTCCAACGCTCTGGCGGATGAGACGATGGATTACCTGGCCAGTAACCGGATCGATACGTCGGGGATTCTGCGGGGCGGCAGCCGGATTGGCAGTTATTTTTTACCGCAGGGTTCCGATCTGAAGAACGCGGGCGTTATTTACGACCGGGCGCATTCGGCATTTTCAGAACTGGCTCCCGGCTGCATAAATTGGGAAACCGTCCTGAACGAAACCAGCTGGCTGCACATCAGCGCCATTAGCCCGGCGCTGAACGCCAACATAGCGGCTGCCTGCCTAGAACTGCTGGAAGCGGCTTCGGCCAAAGGCATTACGATTTCGCTGGACCTGAACCACCGCGCTAAGCTCTGGCAGTATGGCGTTCAGCCGGTTCAGGTGATGCCCGATCTGGTGCAGCACTGCGACGTAGTCATGGGAAATATCTGGGCTGCCAATGCGCTACTGGGCATTCCGGTCGATGAATACATTCACGATAAAGGTCAGCAAACGGATTATCTCGCCCATGCGGACGAAACGGCAAAAGCCATTCAGGCAGAGTACCCGCGCTGTAAAGTCGTTGCCAATACCTTCCGCTTTGATCATTCGACGGCTG is from Spirosoma taeanense and encodes:
- a CDS encoding sugar kinase codes for the protein MQKVCCFGELLLRFSPLGNGEWIRQAAMPVFIGGAELNVATALAGWNVPTKYSTVLPSNALADETMDYLASNRIDTSGILRGGSRIGSYFLPQGSDLKNAGVIYDRAHSAFSELAPGCINWETVLNETSWLHISAISPALNANIAAACLELLEAASAKGITISLDLNHRAKLWQYGVQPVQVMPDLVQHCDVVMGNIWAANALLGIPVDEYIHDKGQQTDYLAHADETAKAIQAEYPRCKVVANTFRFDHSTAGSAGGIRYYATLHTNGQTAVSPEFVVERVVDKVGSGDCFMAGLIYGLYNNLPAQNIIDFAAAAAVGKLQEFGDATRQTIADVNQSLNSAQSAFEKQT